A part of Clostridium novyi genomic DNA contains:
- the acpS gene encoding holo-ACP synthase, with the protein MIIGIGTDIVEIQRIEKAINRNPNFINKLFTKNEIEYFKSRNMRSEFIAGRFAAKEAVSKALGTGFRGFEFKDIEIENNILGKPMVNLKGKAKKMDKKWGNYKIHLSISHGRENAIAYAVLEVVDNGNYNSSKDEGYR; encoded by the coding sequence TTGATTATTGGTATTGGAACAGATATAGTAGAAATACAACGAATAGAAAAAGCTATAAATCGAAATCCCAATTTTATAAATAAATTGTTTACGAAAAATGAAATAGAGTATTTTAAAAGTAGAAATATGAGATCAGAATTTATTGCTGGAAGATTTGCTGCAAAAGAAGCTGTTTCTAAAGCTCTAGGAACAGGGTTTAGAGGATTTGAGTTTAAGGATATAGAGATAGAAAATAATATTTTAGGAAAACCTATGGTTAATTTAAAGGGAAAAGCAAAAAAAATGGATAAAAAATGGGGAAATTATAAAATACATTTAAGTATATCTCATGGTAGAGAAAATGCTATAGCCTATGCAGTTTTGGAGGTGGTGGATAATGGAAATTATAACAGCTCAAAAGATGAGGGATATAGATAG
- a CDS encoding DUF6514 family protein, protein MLIVENLCRSEDTKDVIYDYSYRVVKNKVSFPEIYKVQIESYGIEVERRDIVNGFLVNIERDYVKNISPNKDKVIALIKMLYKHTVSPLHLIDILGEYIDDYTTDYDEMLNNICSC, encoded by the coding sequence ATGTTGATTGTAGAAAATTTATGTAGAAGTGAAGACACAAAAGATGTGATATATGATTACTCATATAGAGTTGTAAAAAACAAAGTTTCTTTTCCAGAGATATACAAAGTGCAAATAGAATCTTATGGAATAGAAGTAGAAAGAAGGGATATTGTAAACGGTTTTCTCGTAAATATCGAAAGAGATTATGTGAAAAATATAAGTCCTAATAAAGATAAGGTTATTGCTCTTATAAAAATGCTTTACAAACACACGGTGTCACCATTACATTTAATTGATATATTAGGTGAGTATATAGATGATTACACTACAGACTATGATGAAATGTTGAATAATATATGTTCATGTTAA
- a CDS encoding carbon starvation protein A — MVSFILSIIALIVGYIVYGKIVEKCFGANDDIKTPAIRLQDGVDFVPMPEWKIFLIQFLNIAGLGPIFGAIAGAMWGPSAFLWIVFGCIFAGAVHDYLSGMLSVRHDGASISEVVGRHLGNGFRNFMIVFSVVLLVLTGVVFVSGPAGILHGLIDSVSKQRFLYIIFAYYVLATLVPIDKLIGKVYPIFGICLLVMAIGVGGALIIKGIPIPEVAGNLKNMHAGPSEHPLFPMLFITIACGAISGFHSTQSPLMARCITKESQGRRIFLGAMIAEGIVALVWAAAAMSYFGGVPELNNFMVAHNNNAGIVVNRVCNGLLGRVGGALAILGVVACPITSGDTAFRSARLTIADSIKFDQTNIKKRLMISIPLFAVGFGLTLVNFEKIWRYFGWSNQTLATIVLWTGAMYLLKKGKQYLMAMIPAVFMTAVCTTYILVAPEGFKLSMAIGVSVGIIVAVISLLIFLKVVRKVKIKSDSNIEL; from the coding sequence ATGGTTTCATTTATATTATCAATTATAGCTTTAATAGTTGGCTATATAGTATATGGTAAGATAGTAGAAAAATGTTTTGGAGCTAATGATGATATTAAAACTCCAGCTATTAGACTTCAAGATGGTGTTGATTTTGTTCCTATGCCTGAATGGAAGATATTCTTAATTCAATTTCTGAATATAGCGGGACTTGGACCTATATTTGGAGCTATTGCAGGAGCTATGTGGGGGCCATCAGCTTTTCTATGGATTGTATTTGGCTGTATATTTGCAGGAGCAGTTCATGACTATTTATCAGGAATGTTATCAGTAAGACATGACGGAGCTAGTATTTCAGAAGTAGTTGGTAGGCATCTTGGAAACGGTTTCAGGAATTTTATGATAGTGTTTTCTGTTGTACTTCTTGTTTTAACAGGTGTGGTATTTGTAAGTGGACCAGCAGGAATACTACATGGCTTGATAGATTCAGTAAGTAAACAAAGGTTTTTATATATAATTTTTGCATATTATGTTTTAGCAACTTTAGTACCAATAGATAAATTAATAGGAAAGGTTTATCCTATCTTTGGTATATGCTTATTAGTAATGGCTATAGGGGTTGGAGGTGCACTTATAATAAAAGGTATTCCAATACCAGAAGTAGCTGGAAATTTGAAAAATATGCATGCAGGACCATCTGAACATCCATTATTTCCAATGTTATTTATAACTATTGCGTGTGGGGCTATTTCAGGATTTCACTCAACACAATCTCCATTAATGGCTAGATGTATAACTAAGGAAAGTCAAGGAAGAAGAATTTTTTTAGGTGCTATGATAGCAGAAGGTATAGTTGCTTTAGTTTGGGCAGCGGCAGCAATGAGTTATTTTGGGGGAGTTCCTGAGTTAAACAATTTCATGGTTGCACACAATAATAATGCTGGTATAGTAGTTAATCGAGTTTGTAATGGTCTACTTGGAAGGGTTGGAGGGGCTCTTGCAATATTAGGTGTTGTAGCATGTCCTATAACTTCAGGTGATACAGCATTTAGAAGTGCTAGACTTACAATTGCAGATTCAATAAAATTTGATCAAACTAATATAAAGAAAAGATTAATGATTAGTATTCCTTTATTTGCAGTAGGATTTGGATTAACATTAGTGAATTTTGAGAAGATATGGAGATACTTTGGTTGGTCAAATCAAACTTTAGCTACAATAGTGCTTTGGACTGGAGCTATGTATTTATTGAAGAAAGGAAAACAATATTTAATGGCAATGATTCCAGCAGTATTTATGACAGCTGTATGTACTACTTATATACTAGTTGCACCTGAGGGATTTAAACTATCTATGGCAATAGGAGTTTCAGTTGGAATTATAGTAGCAGTAATTTCTTTATTAATATTCTTAAAAGTAGTAAGAAAAGTTAAAATAAAATCAGATTCAAATATAGAGCTTTAA
- a CDS encoding LytR/AlgR family response regulator transcription factor: MNCIVVDDEYPAREELKFFINAASKITIDGEFDDSIEALKYIQNNKPDIIFLDISMPKLDGMALAHIINDLDKKILVVFITAYKEHALEAFEIEAFDYILKPYSEERIITTLKRLENLKNQSVENSIKNKIALKKNEKLRVINISEIFYCKADEKRTQIFTQYDKYIENSSISDFYKKLPKNIFFRTHRSYIVNIDKITEIIPWFNNTYMIKLKDIDEEIPVSRNNLNSFKNLMNI; this comes from the coding sequence ATGAATTGCATTGTTGTAGATGATGAGTATCCAGCAAGAGAAGAATTAAAATTTTTTATAAATGCAGCTAGTAAAATTACTATAGATGGGGAATTTGATGATTCTATAGAAGCTTTAAAATATATACAAAACAATAAACCCGATATTATATTTTTAGATATTAGTATGCCTAAGTTAGATGGTATGGCTTTAGCACATATAATTAATGACTTGGATAAAAAAATATTAGTTGTATTTATAACAGCCTATAAGGAACATGCATTAGAAGCCTTTGAAATAGAGGCATTTGATTATATTTTAAAACCATATTCTGAGGAAAGAATAATAACTACATTAAAAAGATTAGAAAATTTAAAAAATCAAAGTGTTGAAAATTCTATTAAAAATAAAATTGCTCTTAAAAAAAATGAGAAATTAAGAGTTATAAATATTTCAGAAATTTTTTATTGTAAAGCTGATGAAAAGAGAACGCAAATATTTACCCAATATGATAAGTATATAGAAAATTCTAGTATATCAGATTTTTATAAAAAACTACCTAAAAATATATTCTTTAGGACACATAGATCATATATAGTTAATATAGATAAAATAACAGAAATAATACCTTGGTTTAATAATACTTATATGATTAAATTAAAGGACATTGATGAAGAAATACCTGTAAGTAGGAATAATTTAAATTCTTTCAAAAATTTAATGAATATATAA
- a CDS encoding sensor histidine kinase, whose product MVDLIKNLINNMGYFILIAFVLSQCESLKKIIVKDEFNKKDLVILSIVFGGFGILGTYIGTEIHGAIANTRIVGVMAGGILCGPFIGISSAIISGIHRVLIDSGGLTAIPCAITTIACGFIGGFLHKYANQSNRWLYGLLGGLGVETLEMILILILSKPFYVALSIVKNIYIPMGLANAVGISLLILLIENIFEEKEEIAAKQAKISLDIANKTLPYFREINAESFEKICKIIKEAIKSDAVAITDKKHVLAHVGLGADHHIKGAEILTHATEKVIKQGKILTLTNAEEINCSCHSCPLKSGIIVPLKERKNIIGTLKIYYGKNDAISFKNKNLAIGLSQIISTQLEISKIGKLKEMATKAEIKALQTQINPHFLFNSLNTIASFVRINPNKARDLIINLSTFLRYNLEMGDDLVDVYKELEQVKAYVSVEKARFGEKISVTYNIQNNIDIKMPSLIIQPIVENAIKHGILNSGRKGKVKISIELKSNNAFEVIVEDNGVGIEEEIIKKVYSGTMKENKIGISNVNNRLKLFYGQGLNIERLEEGTKVSFIVKRIKE is encoded by the coding sequence ATGGTGGATTTAATAAAAAATCTTATTAATAATATGGGGTATTTTATTTTAATAGCCTTTGTATTATCACAATGTGAAAGTTTAAAGAAAATCATTGTAAAAGATGAGTTTAATAAAAAGGATTTAGTTATATTATCTATAGTGTTTGGAGGATTTGGAATTCTAGGAACTTATATAGGAACAGAAATTCATGGAGCTATAGCTAATACAAGAATTGTAGGGGTCATGGCAGGAGGAATTCTCTGTGGCCCCTTTATTGGTATTTCATCTGCTATTATATCTGGAATACATAGAGTATTAATAGATTCAGGAGGCTTAACAGCCATACCATGTGCTATTACAACTATTGCTTGTGGATTTATAGGAGGATTTCTTCATAAGTATGCAAATCAAAGTAATAGATGGTTATATGGACTTTTAGGTGGTTTAGGGGTAGAAACTTTAGAAATGATTTTAATACTTATATTATCTAAGCCATTTTATGTAGCTTTATCTATAGTTAAGAATATATATATACCTATGGGACTTGCAAATGCAGTTGGAATTTCATTACTTATTTTATTGATTGAAAATATTTTTGAAGAAAAAGAAGAAATAGCTGCAAAACAGGCCAAGATTTCTTTAGATATAGCAAATAAAACATTACCATATTTCAGAGAAATAAATGCTGAATCATTTGAGAAAATTTGCAAGATTATAAAAGAAGCTATTAAATCAGATGCAGTTGCCATTACAGATAAGAAACATGTGCTTGCACATGTGGGACTTGGAGCTGATCATCATATTAAAGGAGCGGAAATATTAACACATGCTACTGAGAAAGTTATAAAACAAGGTAAAATATTAACCTTAACGAATGCCGAAGAAATTAATTGTTCATGCCATTCTTGTCCTTTGAAATCAGGAATTATTGTACCCTTAAAAGAAAGAAAAAATATAATAGGAACTTTAAAAATATATTATGGAAAAAATGACGCTATATCTTTTAAAAACAAGAATTTAGCTATAGGACTATCACAGATTATATCTACACAACTAGAAATAAGCAAAATAGGTAAGCTTAAAGAGATGGCAACTAAAGCAGAAATCAAAGCATTACAAACCCAAATTAATCCGCACTTTTTATTTAATTCATTAAATACTATTGCATCATTTGTACGAATAAATCCCAATAAAGCAAGAGATCTAATAATAAATTTATCTACATTTTTAAGATATAATTTGGAAATGGGTGACGACCTTGTAGATGTTTATAAAGAGCTAGAACAAGTAAAAGCATATGTATCTGTAGAAAAAGCTAGGTTTGGAGAAAAGATATCTGTAACCTATAACATACAAAATAACATAGATATAAAAATGCCTAGTCTTATAATACAACCGATAGTTGAAAATGCCATCAAACATGGAATTTTAAATTCAGGAAGAAAAGGTAAGGTGAAGATTTCTATAGAATTAAAAAGTAATAATGCTTTCGAAGTTATTGTAGAAGATAATGGAGTTGGCATTGAAGAAGAAATTATCAAAAAAGTATATAGTGGAACTATGAAAGAAAATAAAATTGGAATATCAAATGTTAATAATAGGTTAAAACTTTTTTATGGTCAGGGTCTTAACATAGAAAGGTTAGAGGAAGGTACTAAAGTTTCTTTTATTGTAAAAAGAATAAAGGAGTGA
- a CDS encoding COG2426 family protein, whose translation MSKLLQVFLLSAVPVVEQRVAIPMGILSGLNPITVFWTSFLGSMLPVPFILLLFNKIFQWMKRYKFFDKINNFIEKKISKNSAKLEKYKEIGLITFIAIPLPTTGVWTGSVVAAFLKLDFKKSVICAAIGALISAFIITGGMAVFPAVYSKVFAG comes from the coding sequence ATGAGCAAGTTGTTACAAGTATTTTTATTATCAGCAGTTCCGGTTGTGGAACAAAGGGTAGCAATACCAATGGGGATATTATCTGGATTAAATCCAATTACAGTATTTTGGACAAGTTTTCTTGGGAGTATGTTACCAGTACCATTCATATTATTGTTATTTAATAAAATATTTCAATGGATGAAAAGGTATAAATTCTTTGACAAGATTAATAATTTTATAGAAAAAAAGATAAGTAAAAATTCCGCTAAACTAGAAAAATATAAAGAAATAGGACTTATTACATTTATAGCAATTCCATTACCAACTACAGGAGTGTGGACTGGAAGTGTCGTAGCTGCATTTTTAAAATTAGATTTTAAAAAATCAGTAATTTGTGCAGCTATAGGTGCTTTGATTTCAGCTTTTATAATTACAGGAGGAATGGCTGTATTTCCAGCTGTATATTCTAAAGTTTTTGCAGGATAA
- the sdaAB gene encoding L-serine ammonia-lyase, iron-sulfur-dependent subunit beta — translation MKNYSIFDIVGPIMVGPSSSHTAGAVRLAKLASLICGKHIKKVEFLLHGSFAKTYKGHGTDKALVAGILRMDPWDENLKNSFNIAKEKGIEINFIEKDLGDVHPNTVKFLMTRKDGSLCEVTGSSIGGGNILISDIEGQAVEFKGDYPTLITTHNDTPGVLSKITTMLYSQNINIGSMKVYRDGLSTATMALETDNIIPEEIIKKIKKIPEIKKIRVLNPIMEGEI, via the coding sequence ATGAAAAATTATAGTATTTTTGATATCGTAGGTCCTATAATGGTAGGTCCCTCTAGCTCTCATACAGCTGGTGCTGTAAGACTTGCAAAACTTGCTAGTCTTATTTGTGGCAAACATATAAAAAAAGTTGAATTTTTACTTCATGGATCTTTTGCTAAAACTTATAAAGGGCATGGAACAGATAAAGCCCTAGTTGCTGGTATTTTAAGAATGGATCCCTGGGATGAAAATCTTAAAAACTCATTTAATATAGCCAAAGAAAAAGGTATAGAAATTAACTTTATAGAAAAAGACTTAGGTGATGTTCACCCTAATACAGTAAAATTCTTAATGACACGAAAAGATGGTAGTTTATGTGAAGTTACAGGCTCCTCAATAGGCGGGGGAAACATCTTAATTTCTGACATAGAAGGTCAAGCTGTGGAATTTAAAGGTGATTATCCAACACTTATAACTACTCATAATGATACTCCTGGTGTACTTTCAAAAATTACTACTATGCTCTATTCACAAAATATAAACATAGGCTCAATGAAAGTTTATAGAGATGGCCTATCAACTGCTACTATGGCTCTTGAAACTGATAATATAATTCCAGAAGAAATAATTAAAAAGATAAAGAAAATACCAGAAATAAAGAAAATTAGAGTTTTAAATCCAATTATGGAAGGAGAGATATAA
- the sdaAA gene encoding L-serine ammonia-lyase, iron-sulfur-dependent, subunit alpha, with amino-acid sequence MFVNSGKDLIEVCKEKNCTIWEYTLKTEVKNSGLTEEQVLEKMKKNLKVMKESTSLALNHEVKSVSGLTGGDAVKLNKYSENNNTLTGSFITKAMARAISCSEVNAAMGRIVACPTAGSCGILPAVIISAGEKLNKSDDDLVKGLLTASGIGVIIAKNATISGAEGGCQAECGSAAAMASGAVVEMMGGTVEQALHASAIVIKNILGLVCDPVAGLVEVPCIKRNASGTVSALTTADLVMSGIVSMIPFDEAVWTMYKVGKQLPCELRETAQGGVAITPTGLKLKEKVFGKI; translated from the coding sequence ATGTTTGTAAATAGTGGAAAAGATCTTATTGAAGTTTGTAAAGAAAAAAATTGTACCATATGGGAATATACTTTAAAAACAGAGGTTAAAAATAGTGGTTTAACAGAAGAACAAGTACTAGAAAAAATGAAAAAAAATCTTAAAGTAATGAAAGAATCTACTAGTCTAGCTTTAAATCATGAAGTAAAATCAGTAAGTGGTTTAACTGGTGGCGATGCCGTAAAATTAAATAAATATTCTGAAAATAACAACACTTTAACAGGTAGTTTTATTACAAAGGCTATGGCAAGAGCTATTTCTTGTTCTGAAGTTAATGCAGCTATGGGTAGAATAGTTGCATGTCCTACTGCCGGTTCTTGTGGTATTCTCCCTGCAGTAATTATCTCTGCTGGGGAAAAGTTAAATAAATCAGATGATGATTTAGTAAAAGGTCTTCTTACAGCATCTGGAATAGGTGTTATTATAGCTAAGAATGCTACAATTTCTGGCGCTGAAGGTGGATGTCAAGCTGAATGTGGATCTGCTGCTGCAATGGCCTCTGGTGCCGTTGTAGAAATGATGGGTGGAACTGTAGAACAAGCTTTACATGCTAGTGCAATAGTAATAAAAAATATATTAGGATTAGTATGTGACCCTGTTGCAGGATTAGTTGAAGTACCTTGCATAAAACGAAATGCTTCTGGTACAGTATCTGCACTTACAACTGCTGATTTAGTTATGAGCGGAATTGTAAGTATGATACCTTTTGACGAAGCAGTATGGACAATGTATAAAGTAGGTAAACAGTTACCTTGTGAGCTACGCGAAACAGCCCAAGGTGGTGTTGCTATAACTCCAACAGGTCTTAAATTAAAAGAAAAGGTATTCGGAAAAATTTAA
- a CDS encoding methyl-accepting chemotaxis protein, whose protein sequence is MNLNFNFRKSIRSKLLLSFIILCTISSLIVNLITYNNVLKETKRSFIKSTQKEINQVDFGVSNYISTMKETCDLLRNDIDIKNIDSRITSYVDKTSNSGFIEMTPLKNDPFESRLYTYFENIVNSHSLVDAITLAVSENGGFLRYPTIKRSNRYDPRTRDWYKNVIAEPNKIHLSDVHATSTGDLIISALVAIKNSNDIKGVLSLDFNPKQISNIVEKIKLGSNGFVILTDKHGNILANPNDKSTIFKNIKDLNIKGLTDISNRSPLELSTKLSNGKTYLVNIHPSSNKDLGWTYISFIDKNELSNAANRLGIINFIIFILCMILSSIVAFFISNRISRPINVISNHLNTISKGDLTLKLDKKYIELEDEIGQIAKITNSMENFLNSILINLKNHSVNIEDNSLILYSSIKQISSSSKEISSAVQDTTKGTCNLAENISTIARNFNNFSNELKQVVFDISEIDKNTKDINLTASSSNSNLRTLNKSMLDISNSFNSFSSRILELSDNVKQINNIINLIDTVAEQTNLLALNAAIEASRAGESGKSFAVVAEEIRKLSEQSKNSAKDINTILNNISNSTDIIVNDTNTINNEFKTQADIINKSITAFKNIIHMVESVSSKLELLNSSTLNIEKDRNTILESIEEISGVSEEISASSQEISASSENMNESIDGILKISDNLNNITKSMMIDVNTMKTDDSFK, encoded by the coding sequence ATGAATTTAAACTTTAACTTTAGAAAAAGTATACGCAGCAAACTTCTTTTATCATTTATAATATTATGTACTATATCATCACTAATAGTAAATTTAATAACATATAACAATGTATTAAAAGAAACAAAAAGAAGTTTTATTAAATCAACTCAAAAAGAGATAAATCAAGTTGATTTTGGAGTAAGTAATTATATTTCTACCATGAAAGAAACTTGCGATTTATTAAGAAATGACATTGATATTAAAAATATTGATTCTAGAATTACTTCTTATGTAGATAAAACAAGTAATTCTGGATTTATAGAAATGACCCCACTTAAAAATGACCCTTTTGAATCAAGATTATATACATATTTTGAAAATATTGTAAATTCACATTCTCTTGTAGATGCTATAACTTTAGCAGTATCAGAAAATGGTGGATTTCTTAGATATCCTACTATAAAGCGAAGTAATAGATATGATCCTAGAACTAGAGACTGGTATAAAAACGTTATTGCTGAGCCAAATAAAATTCACTTATCAGATGTACATGCTACATCAACTGGTGATTTAATAATTTCTGCACTAGTTGCTATAAAGAATTCCAATGATATTAAAGGTGTACTAAGTCTAGACTTTAATCCAAAACAAATTTCAAATATTGTTGAAAAAATTAAATTAGGATCTAATGGATTTGTTATTTTAACTGATAAACATGGAAATATATTGGCAAACCCTAATGACAAAAGTACTATTTTTAAAAATATAAAGGATTTAAATATAAAAGGATTAACCGATATTTCTAACAGATCACCTTTAGAATTATCCACTAAACTTTCAAATGGTAAAACTTATTTAGTAAATATTCATCCTTCATCTAACAAAGACTTAGGATGGACTTATATATCATTTATAGATAAAAATGAACTATCAAATGCAGCTAACAGACTAGGAATTATAAATTTTATTATATTTATTTTATGTATGATATTAAGTTCAATAGTAGCATTCTTTATTTCAAATAGAATTTCAAGACCTATAAATGTTATTTCAAATCATCTAAATACAATTAGTAAAGGGGATTTAACTTTAAAACTAGATAAAAAATATATTGAGTTAGAGGATGAAATAGGACAAATTGCAAAAATAACAAACTCAATGGAAAATTTTCTAAATAGCATTCTTATAAATTTGAAAAACCATTCTGTAAATATTGAAGATAACTCATTGATTTTATATTCATCTATAAAACAAATTTCATCCTCTTCAAAGGAAATCTCTTCTGCTGTACAAGATACAACTAAAGGTACTTGTAATTTAGCAGAAAATATTTCAACTATAGCTAGAAATTTTAATAATTTTAGTAATGAATTAAAACAAGTTGTTTTTGATATTTCCGAGATAGATAAAAACACTAAAGACATAAACTTAACAGCTAGTTCTAGTAATTCAAATTTGAGAACCCTTAATAAATCAATGTTAGACATTAGTAATAGCTTTAATTCCTTCTCTAGTAGAATTCTTGAACTAAGTGATAATGTAAAACAAATCAATAATATAATAAATTTAATTGATACTGTAGCTGAACAAACTAATCTTCTTGCACTAAATGCAGCAATTGAAGCTTCTAGAGCTGGAGAGTCTGGAAAAAGTTTTGCTGTAGTAGCCGAAGAAATTCGTAAGCTTTCTGAACAAAGCAAAAATTCAGCTAAAGATATAAATACTATTTTAAATAATATCTCTAATAGTACAGATATAATAGTTAATGATACTAACACTATAAACAATGAATTTAAGACTCAAGCAGATATCATAAATAAAAGTATAACTGCTTTTAAAAACATAATTCATATGGTTGAATCAGTAAGTTCTAAATTAGAATTATTAAATTCTTCTACTCTTAATATTGAAAAAGATAGAAATACAATTTTAGAATCTATTGAAGAAATCTCTGGAGTTTCTGAGGAAATTTCTGCATCTTCCCAAGAGATATCTGCCTCATCTGAAAATATGAATGAATCTATTGATGGAATACTAAAAATATCAGATAATTTAAATAACATCACAAAATCAATGATGATAGATGTTAATACTATGAAAACAGATGATTCTTTTAAATAA
- a CDS encoding MSCRAMM family protein yields the protein MPNIYQDKYILGQSASGTIASNDQEIRLDLQLQNSTGNIQGGNISGTVTGPSGNISGAYIKLMSNTYAPLRHTITDSKGNYSFKDVVAGSYYLFAISNGMNLEQSSLLVVKPYHYYVQDFTLTANPSANLAIIAGDLTQQGTQNAINGAIISLFANISAGETLQAITYSNQYGQFVFRDVPNGNYIVRITALSYESISQNVTINSSGKIVQVIKALTPSPIVNAKGTVSGIITDATGQPINRADVILYREETSNHALTPIAFTKTNAKGVYLFVGVEPGTYKVKSNERQEITVNI from the coding sequence ATGCCAAATATATATCAAGATAAATATATTTTAGGACAATCGGCATCAGGAACAATTGCTAGTAATGATCAAGAAATAAGATTAGATTTGCAATTACAAAATAGCACTGGAAATATTCAAGGTGGAAATATTAGTGGTACTGTTACTGGGCCTTCAGGAAATATTTCGGGGGCATATATAAAGTTGATGTCAAATACTTATGCTCCATTAAGACATACAATTACTGATTCTAAGGGAAATTATAGCTTTAAAGATGTAGTAGCAGGATCATATTATTTATTTGCTATATCTAATGGGATGAATCTTGAGCAAAGTTCTTTATTGGTAGTTAAGCCATATCATTATTATGTTCAAGATTTTACTTTAACTGCAAATCCATCTGCAAATTTAGCAATAATTGCGGGAGATTTAACACAACAAGGAACACAAAATGCTATAAATGGTGCTATTATATCATTATTTGCAAATATAAGTGCAGGTGAAACTTTACAAGCTATAACTTATAGTAACCAATATGGTCAATTTGTATTTCGTGATGTTCCAAATGGAAATTATATTGTAAGGATTACAGCGTTAAGTTATGAGAGTATATCTCAAAATGTAACAATAAATTCTAGTGGAAAAATAGTACAAGTTATTAAAGCATTAACGCCTAGTCCAATAGTTAATGCTAAGGGAACTGTATCAGGTATTATCACTGATGCAACTGGTCAACCTATTAATAGAGCAGATGTAATACTTTATAGAGAAGAAACTTCAAATCATGCATTAACTCCAATTGCCTTTACTAAGACAAATGCTAAAGGTGTATATTTATTTGTAGGTGTAGAGCCAGGAACTTATAAAGTTAAATCTAATGAAAGACAAGAAATTACAGTTAATATTTAA